A stretch of Campylobacter gracilis DNA encodes these proteins:
- the lgt gene encoding prolipoprotein diacylglyceryl transferase, whose product MNYWNEIYAHFDPVAFSAFGINVHWYGIMYVLALLTALFVAKYFVRKDGLGFSDKMLDRYFIWVEVGVILGARLGYIAIYSGEAAWYFSHPWQIFNPFHNGEFVGIRGMSYHGAVVGFVIATVWFCKKFKTDMWVLLDLVALSVPLGYFFGRVGNFLNQELFGRETSEPWGILVGGTLRHPSQLYEAVLEGLVIFVILFFYRKRKKFNGELICLYAMLYTAFRFFVEFFRQPDDGLGFIFLNLSMGQILSLVMFLIAVFLKQSLKKKLICRN is encoded by the coding sequence TTGAATTACTGGAACGAAATTTACGCCCACTTTGATCCCGTGGCATTCAGCGCGTTTGGCATAAACGTGCACTGGTACGGCATTATGTATGTTTTGGCGCTGCTTACGGCACTATTTGTCGCCAAATATTTCGTGCGAAAAGATGGCCTTGGCTTTAGCGATAAGATGCTTGATCGCTACTTTATCTGGGTCGAGGTTGGCGTCATTTTGGGCGCGCGGCTTGGATACATCGCGATTTATTCGGGCGAGGCGGCGTGGTATTTCAGCCATCCGTGGCAAATTTTTAACCCATTTCATAACGGCGAGTTCGTGGGCATTCGCGGTATGAGCTATCACGGCGCGGTCGTCGGATTCGTGATCGCGACGGTTTGGTTTTGCAAAAAATTTAAAACCGACATGTGGGTGCTGCTCGATCTCGTGGCACTTAGCGTGCCGCTTGGATATTTTTTCGGACGCGTGGGAAATTTTTTAAATCAGGAGCTTTTCGGGCGCGAGACGAGCGAGCCGTGGGGGATCTTGGTGGGCGGCACGTTGCGCCATCCAAGCCAGCTTTACGAAGCGGTTTTGGAAGGGCTGGTAATTTTCGTGATTTTATTTTTCTACCGCAAACGCAAGAAATTTAACGGCGAACTGATATGTTTATACGCGATGCTATATACGGCGTTTAGATTTTTCGTAGAATTTTTTAGGCAGCCGGACGACGGACTCGGTTTTATATTTTTAAATTTATCGATGGGGCAAATTTTATCTTTAGTTATGTTTTTGATAGCAGTTTTCTTAAAGCAGTCTTTGAAGAAAAAACTAATTTGCAGAAATTAA
- a CDS encoding tRNA1(Val) (adenine(37)-N6)-methyltransferase produces MRLYQPKKGYRYTSDTIFLWNFIRSSGVRKADVASQNDSWALGCGAEFKGATDGGFNAKFCAADYVGDEVEFCAEDCAFSKEESYAANHSVGDDRDFGGKGCAEFQAEFKMEFQAEFWEKFQSGRYKNSYFQNDEARHALKPGSASGENFKFCDEQIAQSLESQKTHDKDFASKFEDAKARADFAAERLCDGGFAVCDERSPKGALNPRAIYGDVLDVGAGCGILGLLLKRDFKSINLSLLEIQERNLEILKLNSSQNGLAAEILHADFAEFKSEKRFDFIVSNPPFYRERISLSKEPHMALSKSTASLSLRDFVRSANAHLKPGGTLIFCYEAGKLAKICELLGEFRLNLTRLGFVYPDISKPAKLALLQARKNSRSPCEIVLPIYASAHGRRTAQAHAIYKSADLTSVDYE; encoded by the coding sequence ATGAGGCTTTATCAGCCAAAAAAGGGTTATCGCTACACGAGCGATACGATTTTTTTGTGGAATTTTATAAGAAGCTCAGGCGTGCGTAAAGCTGACGTAGCGTCACAAAATGACTCTTGGGCGCTGGGCTGTGGCGCGGAATTTAAAGGCGCGACAGATGGAGGCTTTAATGCAAAATTTTGCGCCGCGGATTACGTAGGCGACGAGGTGGAATTTTGCGCCGAGGATTGCGCTTTTAGCAAAGAAGAGTCGTATGCCGCTAACCATAGCGTGGGGGATGATCGTGATTTTGGAGGTAAAGGCTGCGCCGAATTCCAGGCGGAATTTAAAATGGAATTTCAAGCGGAATTTTGGGAGAAATTTCAAAGCGGGCGCTATAAAAATTCCTATTTTCAAAACGACGAAGCCCGGCATGCTTTAAAGCCCGGTAGTGCAAGCGGTGAAAATTTTAAATTTTGTGACGAGCAAATCGCGCAGTCTTTAGAATCTCAAAAGACGCACGATAAAGATTTCGCAAGCAAATTTGAAGACGCCAAGGCGCGCGCGGATTTTGCTGCGGAGCGCTTGTGTGACGGCGGGTTTGCAGTTTGCGATGAGCGTAGCCCTAAAGGCGCGCTAAATCCACGAGCGATATACGGCGACGTGCTGGATGTGGGCGCAGGATGTGGAATTCTAGGGCTTTTGCTAAAGCGCGATTTTAAGAGCATTAATCTAAGTTTGCTAGAAATCCAGGAGCGAAATTTAGAGATTTTAAAGCTAAATTCGTCACAAAACGGCCTGGCTGCCGAGATTTTGCACGCGGATTTTGCGGAGTTTAAAAGCGAGAAGCGTTTTGACTTTATCGTCTCAAATCCGCCCTTTTATCGAGAGCGCATTTCGCTTAGCAAAGAGCCTCATATGGCGCTTAGTAAGAGCACAGCAAGCCTTAGCCTACGGGATTTTGTGCGATCTGCGAACGCTCATCTTAAGCCTGGTGGTACGCTTATTTTTTGCTATGAGGCGGGCAAGCTAGCTAAAATCTGCGAGCTTTTAGGCGAGTTTAGGCTAAATTTAACGAGGCTTGGTTTTGTCTATCCCGACATTTCAAAGCCCGCTAAACTCGCGCTTTTGCAGGCTCGTAAGAACTCGCGCTCGCCCTGTGAGATCGTCCTTCCGATCTATGCTAGCGCGCACGGAAGGCGCACCGCACAAGCCCACGCGATCTATAAAAGCGCGGATTTAACGAGCGTGGATTATGAGTGA
- a CDS encoding YkgJ family cysteine cluster protein encodes MSEFGFSFDASACERCGGKCCTGESGYIWIDESEIAALAVKFKILSARLKEIYLQKIGARFSVKEKPFEGGLACVFFDETQRNCGIYELRPKQCRSFPFWEYFKTHTKELEEECIGVRFLAEF; translated from the coding sequence ATGAGTGAGTTCGGCTTTAGCTTTGATGCGAGCGCGTGTGAGCGCTGCGGCGGTAAGTGCTGCACCGGAGAGAGCGGCTACATCTGGATAGATGAGAGCGAGATCGCGGCGTTAGCGGTAAAATTTAAAATTTTGTCCGCAAGGCTTAAAGAAATTTATTTACAAAAAATAGGCGCTAGATTTAGCGTAAAAGAAAAGCCCTTTGAAGGCGGCTTAGCGTGCGTGTTTTTTGACGAGACGCAGCGCAACTGCGGGATTTACGAGCTGCGTCCGAAGCAGTGTCGTAGCTTTCCATTTTGGGAATATTTTAAAACGCATACTAAAGAATTGGAGGAAGAATGTATCGGGGTAAGGTTTTTGGCGGAATTTTAA
- a CDS encoding DNA polymerase Y family protein, protein MIAHIDLDSFFVSVARLADPVLVGKKIAVVGGGDEEIFGGKSELGSVILSASYEARADGVHSAQPVKIALGLCPQLILVRARHGEYRKASREIYEFLLSFTPEIEKFSIDEFFLNLRGTPYDADALGFAAFLQSEIMRRFSLPCSVGLSEAKLIAKLATSLTKPFGVRQILKSQIARELSSVPVAKFPGIGKAAQKTLGKYGIVSFGDALGHREIFEKMGANGRKIFAALSGEDEGRVVSKRERKSIGFGRSFAPCADRDELRRKILILARHLAGEVLARGLKPATYDLKIRYKSREEFSHQISQDRAFSLSLLSETALELFKLCDVKKGAQIIHVALNLSNFSGKSGSSLLFCEIDKKQQSLDRSLSRIWEKFGIEKLKKASEI, encoded by the coding sequence TTGATAGCTCACATCGATTTGGACAGCTTCTTCGTCTCGGTTGCGAGGCTTGCCGATCCCGTGCTTGTGGGCAAAAAGATCGCAGTCGTCGGAGGCGGCGACGAGGAGATTTTCGGCGGCAAGAGCGAGCTTGGCAGCGTGATTTTAAGTGCGAGCTACGAGGCCAGAGCGGACGGCGTGCACTCGGCTCAGCCCGTTAAAATCGCGCTCGGACTCTGCCCGCAGCTCATTTTGGTGCGCGCCAGACATGGCGAATACCGAAAAGCTTCACGCGAAATTTATGAGTTTTTACTAAGCTTTACGCCCGAGATCGAAAAATTTAGCATCGACGAGTTTTTTCTAAATTTACGCGGTACTCCCTACGATGCGGACGCGCTGGGCTTTGCCGCGTTTTTACAGAGCGAGATTATGCGCCGCTTTAGCCTTCCGTGCAGCGTCGGTCTTAGCGAAGCAAAACTCATCGCAAAGCTCGCCACGAGCCTTACCAAACCCTTCGGCGTGCGGCAAATTTTAAAATCGCAAATCGCGCGCGAGCTATCCTCCGTGCCGGTAGCGAAATTCCCAGGCATCGGCAAAGCGGCGCAAAAAACGCTCGGCAAATACGGCATCGTAAGCTTCGGCGACGCGCTAGGGCACAGAGAAATTTTTGAAAAGATGGGCGCAAACGGCAGGAAAATTTTCGCAGCCCTTAGCGGCGAGGATGAGGGCCGGGTCGTCTCAAAGCGCGAGCGCAAAAGTATCGGCTTTGGGCGCAGCTTCGCGCCGTGCGCCGATCGGGACGAGCTGCGGCGTAAAATTTTAATTTTGGCGCGCCATTTGGCAGGCGAAGTGCTCGCAAGGGGCCTAAAGCCCGCGACATATGATCTAAAGATCCGCTACAAATCGCGCGAGGAGTTTTCGCATCAGATCAGCCAGGATAGGGCGTTTAGTCTAAGCTTGCTGAGCGAGACCGCGCTTGAGCTGTTTAAGCTCTGCGACGTGAAAAAAGGCGCGCAGATAATCCACGTAGCGCTAAATCTTTCAAATTTTAGCGGCAAATCGGGCAGCTCGCTGCTCTTTTGCGAAATCGATAAAAAGCAGCAGAGCTTAGATCGATCTTTAAGTAGGATTTGGGAAAAATTCGGCATCGAAAAGCTAAAAAAGGCGAGCGAAATTTGA
- a CDS encoding bifunctional 3,4-dihydroxy-2-butanone 4-phosphate synthase/GTP cyclohydrolase II, whose product MISVEQAIEDLKNGKMLVMVDDVDRENEGDLVFASTFSSAQKVNFAITHARGVLCVALSPQIAQQLGLSLMVDKNTSSHETAFTVTIDAKDAKTGVSAYERNMTIELMSRVGARADDFVRPGHIFPLIAKSGGVLARTGHTEGSTDLCRLAGLSQSAVICEIVKDDGDMARRDDLEKFCAQHGINMISVAQIVQYRLKHETLVKFSEPREGMLCGEAAKFYDVSDHEGNEHRAYIFGEPEKSAQTNVKFHKISSDLEFLSDTKFNDFMRDLDVLRKEGGVLLMLKSAQNRADFKSFGIGAQILAHLGVKKIKILSKSEPKDYAGLSGFGIDIV is encoded by the coding sequence ATGATCAGCGTAGAGCAGGCGATCGAGGATCTGAAAAATGGCAAAATGCTCGTTATGGTCGATGACGTCGATCGCGAGAACGAGGGTGATTTAGTGTTTGCGAGCACATTTAGCAGCGCACAGAAGGTAAATTTTGCTATCACGCACGCTCGCGGAGTACTATGCGTGGCGCTTAGTCCGCAGATAGCGCAGCAGCTGGGTTTAAGCTTAATGGTCGATAAAAACACTTCAAGCCACGAGACCGCCTTTACCGTTACGATCGACGCAAAGGATGCCAAGACCGGCGTAAGCGCGTATGAGCGCAATATGACGATCGAGCTGATGTCGCGCGTGGGCGCTCGCGCGGATGATTTCGTCCGCCCGGGACATATATTCCCGCTCATCGCCAAAAGCGGCGGCGTGCTCGCTCGCACGGGGCACACTGAGGGTTCAACGGATCTGTGCCGCTTGGCGGGGCTTTCGCAAAGCGCCGTGATCTGCGAGATCGTCAAAGACGACGGCGATATGGCGCGCAGGGACGATCTGGAAAAATTCTGCGCGCAGCACGGCATCAATATGATCTCGGTCGCGCAGATCGTGCAGTACCGCCTAAAGCACGAAACTCTCGTTAAATTTAGCGAGCCGCGCGAGGGCATGCTGTGCGGCGAGGCGGCGAAATTTTACGACGTGAGCGATCACGAGGGCAACGAGCACCGCGCATATATTTTCGGCGAACCCGAAAAGAGCGCGCAGACGAACGTGAAATTTCATAAAATTTCAAGCGATCTGGAATTTTTAAGCGATACGAAATTTAACGATTTCATGCGCGATCTGGACGTTTTGCGCAAAGAGGGCGGCGTGCTTTTGATGCTAAAATCCGCGCAAAATCGCGCCGATTTTAAGAGCTTTGGCATCGGAGCGCAAATTTTAGCGCATCTAGGCGTGAAAAAAATCAAAATTTTAAGCAAGAGCGAGCCGAAAGATTACGCGGGGCTTAGCGGTTTTGGGATCGACATAGTTTGA
- a CDS encoding NAD(P)-binding domain-containing protein — protein sequence MIDVYDLAVIGGGPCGIASVVEAKRNGLAHVLLLEKGDNHSQTIRQFYKDKKRVDKEYKGFDSETRGSISFETGTKESVLNYFDELLDSDEIDTNFKSEVEKIEKHADEFYITTSSAGYRARNVIVAIGRMGKPNKPAYKIPPSITQRVNFNLDKCTINEKILVVGGGNSAAEYAIALCKTNVVTLCYRKPKFTRLNETNESDVMRETKYGNIILRLGIDIEALENENGKVLVKFDDGTELVFDRVIYAIGGTSPIDFLKKCGIAYDENGVPIVDENLQTATSGLYVGGDLISRSGGSIVVAINHAHTIIKNIRR from the coding sequence ATGATAGACGTTTACGACTTGGCGGTGATCGGCGGCGGTCCTTGCGGCATCGCTTCCGTAGTAGAAGCCAAAAGAAACGGGCTCGCGCACGTGCTTCTGCTTGAAAAAGGCGACAACCACTCTCAAACGATTAGGCAGTTTTACAAAGATAAAAAGCGCGTCGATAAAGAATATAAGGGCTTTGATAGCGAGACGCGCGGCTCTATTTCATTTGAAACCGGCACAAAAGAGAGCGTGCTAAATTATTTCGACGAGCTCTTAGATAGCGACGAAATCGATACGAATTTCAAAAGCGAGGTCGAAAAGATCGAAAAGCACGCAGATGAGTTTTATATCACGACTAGCTCGGCTGGATACCGCGCGCGCAATGTCATCGTCGCAATTGGCAGGATGGGCAAGCCCAATAAGCCCGCTTATAAAATTCCGCCTTCGATCACGCAACGGGTAAATTTCAATCTTGATAAATGCACGATCAATGAAAAAATTCTAGTCGTCGGAGGCGGTAACTCAGCTGCGGAATACGCTATAGCGCTATGCAAGACCAATGTCGTGACGCTTTGCTATCGCAAGCCTAAATTTACCCGCCTAAACGAGACAAACGAAAGCGACGTAATGCGCGAGACCAAATACGGCAACATCATCTTGCGCTTAGGTATCGATATAGAGGCTCTTGAGAATGAAAACGGCAAGGTGCTGGTAAAATTTGATGATGGTACCGAGCTCGTATTTGACCGCGTGATCTATGCGATCGGCGGCACGAGCCCGATTGATTTTCTTAAAAAATGCGGCATCGCTTACGATGAAAACGGCGTGCCGATCGTGGATGAAAATCTTCAAACTGCCACTAGCGGGCTTTACGTCGGCGGAGATCTCATCAGTAGAAGCGGCGGATCGATCGTAGTGGCGATAAATCACGCCCATACCATCATCAAAAATATCCGCAGATGA
- a CDS encoding tetratricopeptide repeat protein: MYRGKVFGGILIAAMILAPQYLSAERGTNAAAAKQSVTDKKASDRNSSIGTKNGAKDAIKKSLINRGVSAKSITKEKLNHAMRAQEDAELNFDLLTALELLHKDPVASMFLYEKAYNKTGSSVYLLEALKTAFAIKDRKNTARYLKLGEKSLSSDSEYLRVKIGYYLGIKDNLNANTAALKLVTVDPVSRSYAILAATYYAMENFTLAKTYFEKAYELDKTDENLIRLCDVLLNKLDDSDGAIRIIETHRRIYGCVQGMACELLADVYRANKRYLDVAKIDEALYEAKGDNKFLDDMIAIYYYSNDFDKIIELLKKYDYKRELLIDAYAHKKDYKTAIKMARDEFMKTKNYDFLAIEAIYEYESAGKNVDAKTLSSVVAKFENIAPQLKDPVHLNYYGYILIDHDLDVRKGIELVRRALQKDPDSPYYLDSLAWGYYKLGECDKAKNEMAKIKDAEFFNSPEGKEHLEAIDACVAGTGVAPQNSISQNPTTIKGSAPKDQAPQSPAIKTPAPDSIKSTAPESSALDSARPGPAATRDLTPKDSASQNSAGSANSAVQNQTPNSATSENFAMPINSAAQNSASSRQNSISRQGFMPEQNSTSKEPTGSKIQTPRQ; this comes from the coding sequence ATGTATCGGGGTAAGGTTTTTGGCGGAATTTTAATCGCGGCGATGATTTTAGCGCCGCAGTATCTAAGTGCGGAGAGGGGGACGAATGCTGCAGCAGCGAAGCAGTCCGTTACGGATAAAAAGGCGTCTGATCGGAATTCCAGCATTGGCACAAAAAACGGTGCAAAAGATGCAATTAAAAAGAGCTTGATAAATCGTGGCGTAAGCGCTAAAAGTATAACCAAAGAAAAGCTAAATCACGCGATGCGAGCGCAAGAGGACGCCGAGCTAAATTTCGATTTGCTTACAGCTTTGGAGCTACTGCATAAAGATCCCGTCGCATCGATGTTTTTATACGAAAAGGCCTACAATAAAACGGGCTCGTCCGTTTATCTGCTAGAAGCGCTAAAGACCGCTTTTGCGATTAAAGATCGCAAAAATACGGCGCGCTATTTAAAGCTCGGCGAAAAGAGCCTAAGCTCAGACTCCGAGTATCTGCGAGTAAAGATCGGCTACTACTTAGGCATTAAAGATAATCTAAACGCTAATACCGCTGCTCTTAAGCTAGTCACCGTAGATCCCGTTTCGCGTAGTTATGCGATTTTAGCGGCGACATATTATGCGATGGAGAATTTTACTTTAGCCAAAACCTACTTCGAAAAAGCCTATGAGCTAGACAAAACCGACGAAAATCTCATTAGATTATGCGACGTGCTGCTAAATAAACTCGATGATTCGGACGGAGCTATCCGCATTATAGAGACGCACAGGCGCATCTACGGCTGCGTCCAGGGTATGGCATGCGAGCTGCTAGCTGATGTGTATCGCGCGAATAAGCGCTATTTAGATGTCGCTAAGATCGATGAAGCGCTGTATGAGGCTAAAGGAGATAATAAATTCTTAGACGATATGATAGCGATTTATTACTACTCAAACGACTTTGATAAAATAATCGAGCTTTTGAAAAAATACGACTACAAGCGCGAGCTTCTAATCGATGCCTACGCGCATAAAAAAGACTATAAAACCGCGATTAAAATGGCGCGCGATGAGTTTATGAAGACCAAAAATTACGACTTTTTAGCGATCGAGGCGATCTACGAATATGAAAGTGCGGGCAAAAACGTAGATGCCAAAACCCTATCTAGCGTAGTGGCAAAATTTGAAAATATCGCGCCGCAGCTCAAAGACCCCGTGCATCTAAACTACTACGGCTACATCCTAATAGATCACGATTTGGACGTTCGCAAGGGTATCGAGCTCGTCCGCCGCGCCCTACAAAAAGACCCCGACTCGCCGTATTATCTGGACTCGCTTGCTTGGGGATACTACAAGCTTGGCGAGTGCGACAAGGCTAAAAATGAAATGGCTAAAATCAAAGATGCAGAATTTTTTAATTCCCCTGAAGGCAAAGAGCATTTAGAGGCGATCGATGCGTGCGTCGCAGGCACAGGCGTAGCGCCTCAGAATTCTATATCGCAAAATCCCACTACGATAAAAGGCTCTGCGCCAAAAGATCAGGCGCCGCAAAGCCCGGCAATAAAAACTCCTGCGCCTGATTCCATAAAATCTACGGCGCCCGAAAGCTCCGCGTTAGATTCTGCACGTCCAGGTCCCGCTGCAACGCGTGATTTAACGCCAAAAGACTCCGCTTCGCAAAATTCTGCTGGGTCTGCAAATTCCGCAGTTCAAAATCAGACACCAAATTCCGCGACTTCTGAAAATTTCGCGATGCCCATAAATTCCGCCGCGCAGAATTCTGCCTCGTCAAGACAAAATTCCATATCGAGGCAGGGTTTTATGCCAGAGCAAAATTCTACGTCGAAAGAGCCTACCGGCTCTAAAATCCAGACGCCAAGGCAGTAG
- the trpC gene encoding indole-3-glycerol phosphate synthase TrpC, which produces MILDEILKRTREDLALRKERLPEDLLGRSLSANPYEPRDVISALRSDEKDPLRIIAEIKKASPSKGIIREDFEPLSLAVEYENAGASAFSVLTEPHYFRGDLEFIPQIRRYTRTPILRKDFIVDRYQILEALVYGADFILLIAKALEGKQLRELLEFARRLGLEALCEIHDKDDLKKVVFAGADIIGINHRNLETFEVDTSLSERLIPLIPNGKIIVAESGLHSHEQLLSLHEAGVDAFLIGEYFMRQNDVGAALREIKLGAGGEI; this is translated from the coding sequence ATGATTTTAGACGAAATTTTAAAGCGCACTCGCGAGGATCTGGCGCTTCGCAAAGAAAGGCTACCCGAGGATCTGCTCGGCCGCTCGCTAAGCGCCAATCCCTACGAGCCGCGTGACGTCATAAGCGCGCTTAGAAGCGATGAGAAGGACCCGCTTCGCATCATCGCCGAGATCAAAAAGGCAAGCCCGAGCAAGGGGATCATCCGCGAGGATTTTGAGCCGCTAAGCCTTGCCGTGGAGTATGAAAATGCAGGTGCGAGCGCCTTTTCGGTGCTTACCGAGCCGCATTATTTCAGAGGCGATTTGGAGTTCATCCCGCAGATCCGCCGCTATACCCGCACGCCCATTTTGCGCAAGGATTTCATCGTCGATCGCTATCAGATCCTCGAGGCGCTGGTTTACGGCGCGGATTTTATCCTGCTGATCGCCAAAGCGCTGGAAGGTAAACAGCTAAGAGAGCTGCTTGAGTTTGCCCGTAGGCTGGGGCTTGAGGCGCTGTGCGAGATCCACGATAAGGACGATCTGAAAAAAGTGGTCTTCGCAGGGGCTGATATTATCGGCATCAACCATCGAAATTTAGAGACTTTTGAGGTCGATACGAGCCTGAGCGAGCGGCTAATCCCGCTGATTCCAAACGGCAAGATCATCGTCGCCGAAAGCGGCCTGCACTCGCACGAGCAGCTTTTAAGCTTGCACGAGGCGGGCGTCGATGCGTTTTTGATCGGCGAGTATTTTATGCGCCAAAATGACGTCGGCGCGGCACTGCGCGAGATAAAGCTCGGCGCGGGCGGCGAAATTTAA
- a CDS encoding fumarate reductase cytochrome b subunit, translating into MLGRIEGFTGRSIDGKKSRIMALQDVAQSISGLILACFMLCHMIFTGTILIGKGAFEGVVHFAEPGGIYFVTNIVAFVIFVIFVVHAFLAMRKFPANYAAYRAFKAHKMRMKHCDTTLWWFQFWTGFLLFFFAAAHILTIVFGPKITADLAIARFGQLHLFYFVLLIFVVTHASIGIYRLYMKWISIDGTKAEIQRKRALIKKTVFIVWGAFFLLSIIADFKWLSLE; encoded by the coding sequence ATGCTAGGTCGCATTGAAGGCTTTACGGGCAGATCCATAGACGGCAAAAAAAGCCGCATTATGGCTTTGCAAGACGTGGCGCAAAGCATCAGCGGGCTGATTTTGGCCTGTTTTATGCTGTGTCATATGATATTTACCGGCACGATTTTGATCGGTAAGGGCGCGTTTGAAGGCGTCGTACATTTCGCCGAACCTGGCGGAATTTATTTCGTTACAAACATCGTCGCTTTTGTAATTTTCGTGATTTTCGTAGTTCACGCGTTTTTGGCGATGAGAAAATTTCCAGCTAACTACGCCGCTTACAGAGCGTTTAAAGCGCACAAAATGCGAATGAAGCATTGCGACACGACGCTTTGGTGGTTTCAGTTTTGGACGGGATTTTTACTATTTTTCTTTGCGGCGGCGCATATTTTAACGATCGTATTTGGTCCGAAGATCACCGCAGATCTTGCTATCGCGCGATTCGGACAGCTTCATCTATTTTATTTCGTTTTATTGATTTTCGTAGTAACCCACGCTAGCATCGGAATTTATAGATTATATATGAAATGGATCAGCATAGACGGCACGAAGGCGGAAATTCAAAGGAAAAGAGCCCTCATCAAAAAGACGGTTTTCATCGTTTGGGGTGCATTTTTCTTGCTTTCGATAATCGCCGATTTCAAATGGTTAAGTTTAGAATAG
- a CDS encoding HIT family protein, translated as MDYLCAPWRSEYFTEKRSGCPFCDAAADAAFDDRNGVLFRARHCFGVMNLYPYSPGAFMVIPYEHVDNIECLSDDTWAEMSRYVRAGVGILKRTLGANGVNIGMNLGAAAGAGIAEHVHYHLVPRWQRDTNFITTIANVRVNGVSFAPLFEKLKAAFVELNLKER; from the coding sequence ATGGATTATCTTTGCGCCCCTTGGCGAAGCGAGTATTTTACCGAAAAAAGAAGCGGCTGTCCCTTCTGCGACGCGGCGGCGGATGCGGCGTTTGATGATCGCAACGGCGTGCTTTTTCGCGCGCGGCACTGCTTCGGGGTGATGAACCTCTACCCCTACAGCCCGGGCGCGTTTATGGTCATACCTTACGAGCATGTCGATAATATCGAGTGTCTTAGCGACGATACGTGGGCGGAGATGAGTCGCTACGTGCGCGCCGGAGTGGGGATCTTAAAGCGCACTCTGGGCGCAAACGGTGTAAATATCGGCATGAACCTCGGCGCCGCCGCGGGTGCTGGTATCGCCGAGCACGTGCACTATCATCTCGTGCCGCGGTGGCAGCGCGATACGAATTTCATCACGACGATCGCAAACGTCCGCGTAAACGGCGTTTCGTTCGCCCCGCTTTTTGAGAAGCTAAAGGCGGCATTTGTAGAATTAAATTTAAAGGAGAGATAA